In Fusarium oxysporum f. sp. lycopersici 4287 supercont2.34 genomic scaffold, whole genome shotgun sequence, the following proteins share a genomic window:
- a CDS encoding uncharacterized protein (At least one base has a quality score < 10): protein MAEEQKNVEVPQEIKPETTPAPVNETPTEALATEDKPAEENKPTETEKSKTENKEIKPIEEGHLGHKAHDFSFPRSLIASKEFFFFGTDAFEPKALTQYLKTEKSAETAHSNIAWASHTGQGLLFFGDKMNPSGIISLADATEPEIDASHKFHFTSKGNKHSFKAANTAERDNWVAQLKLKIAEAKELATTVTESEAYKKTIESFKPPPPKEEAKAEEATFTLATEGTPKEELKEELKEERITRMLRKLEDRVESLESQLKDMKDMTAKMDNKMDSLIGMFKEFMKASAVTSEATK, encoded by the exons ATGGCCGAGGAACAGAAGAACGTCGAGGTCCCTCAGGAGATCAAGCCCGAGACCACTCCCGCTCCCGTCAATGAGACCCCCACCGAGGCTCTCGCCACCGAGGACAAGCCCGCTGAGGAGAACAAGCCTACTGAGACTGAGAAGTCCAAGActgagaacaaggagatCAAGCCCATTGAGGAGGGCCATCTGGGCCACAAGGCTCATGACTTCAGCTTCCCCAG GAGCCTGATTGCCAGCAAGgagttcttcttcttcggcacCGACGCCTTCGAGCCCAAAGCGCTCACACAGTACCTTAAGACCGAGAAGTCGGCCGAGACTGCCCACAGCAACATCGCCTGGGCCTCTCACACCGGTCAGggtctcctcttcttcggcgACAAAATGAACCCATCCGGCATCATCAGCCTG GCTGATGCCACTGAGCCCGAGATAGATGCCTCCCACAAGTTCCATTTCACCTCCAAGGGCAATAAGCACAGCTTCAAGGCTGCCAACACTGCTGAACGTGACAACTGGGTCGCCCAGCTGAAACTCAAGATCGCTGAGGCTAAGGAGCTCGCTACCACCGTCACCGAGTCTGAGGCTTATAAGAAGACCATTGAGAGCTTcaagcctcctcctcccaaggaggaggccaaggctgaggaggccACCTTTACTCTCGCCACCGAGGGGACACCCAAggaggagctcaaggaggagctcaaggaggagCGCATCACTCGAATGCTCCGGAAGCTGGAGGACAGGGTCGAGAGCCTAGAAAGCCAGCTGAAGGATATGAAGGATATGACTGCGAAGATGGATAATAAGATGGATTCATTAATCGGTATGTTCAAGGAATTCATGAAGGCATCTGCTGTCACTTCCGAGGCGACTAAGTAG
- a CDS encoding pyruvate decarboxylase, with protein sequence MSPFTVGDYLAERLVQIGIRHHFIVPGDYNLILRDKLEAHPSLTEIGCTNELNCSLAAEGYARANGIGVCIVTYSVGAFSTFNGIGSAYAERLPLILVSGAPNTNDVGQHLLHHTLSEYDTTYQLEMARKITCFAARVRQALNAPGIIDTAIRAALTQTKPVYIEVPVNLAGETCLRPGPITSLLTSAPCNQHALDVAVSKSCELIGTKHRCIILVGPLVRRAKAQDALLQLAEAIGCAVVIQPAAKGSFPEDHAQFAGMFWGQVSTLAADAIVNWADLLICIGTVFTDYSTVGWTALPSVPQLVVDMNNITVASKLYCSLIEMHDFLSRLAATVGWNDTTMIEYNRLRPDPSLGKPSRGPEKLTRKEIARQTQALLSLNPDTTVFADTGDSWFNGLKLSLPFGAEFEIEMQWGHPGWSIPASFGYTLARPQRQIIVMVGDGAFQMTAQEVSQMVRYRVPIIILLMNNRGYTIEVEIHDGLYNRVQNWDYGHLVEAFSCEDEGKIALGLEARTSEELSNGLERAVAHTDGPTLINCIIHQDDCSRELITWGHFVAAANVRGPKKD encoded by the coding sequence ATGTCGCCCTTCACCGTGGGTGATTATCTTGCTGAGAGGCTTGTCCAGATCGGAATCCGTCATCATTTCATTGTCCCAGGGGACTACAACCTAATTCTCCGCGACAAGCTTGAGGCTCATCCGTCCCTGACTGAAATAGGCTGCACGAATGAGCTCAACTGCTCTCTCGCCGCTGAAGGCTATGCTCGCGCGAATGGCATTGGTGTCTGTATCGTGACGTACAGCGTCGGCGCTTTCTCTACCTTCAATGGAATCGGCAGTGCCTACGCTGAGAGACTTCCTCTTATCCTTGTTAGTGGAGCGCCTAATACCAACGATGTGGGCCAACACCTACTCCATCACACTCTTAGTGAATATGACACGACATATCAGCTTGAGATGGCCAGAAAGATCACTTGTTTCGCGGCTCGTGTGCGTCAGGCATTGAACGCTCCTGGGATTATCGATACAGCTATCCGAGCTGCCCTCACACAAACGAAACCTGTTTACATAGAGGTTCCAGTTAACCTTGCGGGCGAGACCTGTCTTCGTCCTGGACCTATAACCTCGCTTCTTACATCAGCTCCATGCAACCAACACGCACTCGATGTTGCTGTATCCAAATCGTGCGAGCTTATTGGTACCAAACACAGGTGCATTATCCTTGTTGGGCCCCTGGTACGTAGGGCCAAAGCTCAGGATGCTCTCCTTCAATTGGCAGAGGCGATCGGATGTGCTGTCGTCATCCAACCAGCTGCCAAGGGCTCATTTCCTGAAGATCATGCACAGTTTGCTGGCATGTTTTGGGGTCAGGTCAGCACCCTAGCGGCTGACGCTATCGTAAATTGGGCTGATCTGCTTATTTGCATTGGCACTGTCTTCACCGACTACAGCACTGTTGGTTGGACAGCTTTACCAAGTGTCCCGcagcttgttgttgatatgaACAATATAACAGTGGCTTCCAAGCTCTACTGCAGCCTTATTGAAATGCACGACTTTCTGTCGAGACTAGCTGCGACAGTTGGCTGGAATGATACTACCATGATTGAGTATAACAGGTTACGTCCTGATCCATCTCTGGGAAAACCCTCACGTGGTCCTGAGAAGTTAACGAGAAAGGAGATTGCTCGACAAACGCAAGCCCTGCTGTCACTTAACCCTGATACTACGGTGTTTGCGGACACTGGTGACTCATGGTTTAACGGACTGAAGTTGAGTCTTCCATTTGGAGCTGAATTTGAGATTGAAATGCAATGGGGCCATCCTGGATGGTCTATTCCCGCATCATTCGGTTACACCCTTGCAAGGCCGCAACGACAGATTATCGTCATGGTTGGAGACGGTGCCTTCCAGATGACAGCCCAGGAAGTATCTCAAATGGTAAGATACAGAGTGCCTATCATTATACTCCTCATGAATAACCGAGGCTACACTATCGAGGTGGAAATTCACGATGGACTATATAATCGAGTTCAGAACTGGGATTATGGTCATTTAGTCGAGGCGTTTAGttgtgaggatgaaggaaAGATCGCGCTTGGTCTTGAAGCTCGCACTTCTGAGGAACTTTCGAATGGTTTGGAACGAGCCGTTGCGCATACTGATGGTCCAACGCTCATTAATTGTATTATCCATCAAGACGACTGTAGTCGGGAGTTGATTACTTGGGGGCATTTTGTAGCTGCTGCTAATGTTCGAGGGCCGAAGAAGGATTAG
- a CDS encoding phosphoenolpyruvate synthase: protein MNDDWTAEPLVLNFEHLARSDVGLVGGKNSSLGEMVRALGPKGIPVPPGFATSSYAYWHYVDANNIRGKIDELVNEWQAGQQTLAEAGHAIRSLFLRGTWPADTAEAILSAYQDLCDKAQVDNLSVAVRSSATAEDLPDASFAGQQETYLNIQGREALLDACRRCYASLFTDRAISYRQIKEFSHASVALSIGVQQMVRSDIGGSGVMFSIDTESGFDKVVLINAAWGLGENVVQGTVNPDEYQSFKPLLSNKNLSPILSKKLGDKSIKMVYGDKCRPTRNVPTSRAEQAAYVLEDEEILQLSRWACLIEEHYGCPMDMEWARDGSSGKLFIVQARPETVQSRRDTAAFKTYKVGERGHILTTGLSIGDKAVAGRICLLNTVSDMDKFIDGSILVTEATDPDWVPVMKRAAAIITDQGGRTSHAAIVSRELGIPAVVGTGNATYVLHTGQDVTVSCAEGDSGLVYDGISEITTQMVYISELPSVRTKIMLNLANPAAAYRWWRLPVDGIGLARMEFVVSNSIQVHPMALIHFEHLKDGEAKREIGKLTAGYASKPDYFVDKLASGLATLCSAVYPKPVIIRMSDFKTNEYARLIGGAEFELKEENPMIGFRGPRAITHLATKRGSLWNAGLSRGYERK from the coding sequence ATGAATGACGATTGGACTGCTGAACCTCTGGTTCTCAACTTTGAGCACCTGGCTCGAAGTGATGTCGGCCTAGTCGGCGGCAAGAATTCCTCCTTGGGCGAAATGGTTCGAGCCCTCGGACCCAAAGGGATTCCAGTGCCACCAGGCTTCGCGACATCCTCCTATGCCTACTGGCACTACGTCGATGCCAATAACATCCGCGGCAAAATCGATGAATTGGTCAATGAATGGCAGGCTGGTCAACAGACACTCGCCGAGGCAGGCCATGCCATACGTAGCTTGTTCCTACGTGGGACATGGCCAGCTGATACTGCAGAGGCCATTTTGTCAGCCTATCAAGACCTTTGTGATAAAGCTCAGGTTGATAATCTGAGTGTTGCAGTACGATCTAGCGCAACAGCTGAAGATCTTCCTGATGCGAGCTTCGCTGGACAGCAGGAGACGTACCTGAATATTCAAGGTAGAGAAGCACTGCTAGATGCCTGTCGACGATGCTACGCTTCACTCTTCACAGATCGAGCCATCAGCTATCGCCAAATCAAGGAGTTCAGCCATGCAAGCGTGGCTCTTTCCATTGGAGTACAACAAATGGTTCGCTCTGATATCGGTGGTTCGGGTGTCATGTTCTCTATAGATACCGAGAGCGGATTCGACAAAGTTGTTCTCATCAATGCTGCTTGGGGTCTTGGCGAGAACGTTGTTCAGGGCACGGTCAACCCGGATGAATACCAATCTTTCAAGCCTCTCTTGTCCAACAAGAATCTTTCACCAATTCTAAGCAAGAAACTTGGCGATAAGTCAATCAAAATGGTTTATGGGGATAAGTGCAGACCTACACGTAATGTCCCCACGTCCAGGGCTGAGCAAGCCGCTTATGTtctcgaggatgaagaaatTCTCCAGCTGTCACGATGGGCATGTCTCATTGAAGAGCATTATGGTTGCCCGATGGATATGGAGTGGGCCAGGGATGGCTCTTCGGGAAAGCTTTTCATCGTCCAGGCCAGACCCGAGACTGTGCAGTCTCGTCGTGACACAGCTGCCTTTAAAACCTACAAGGTTGGTGAACGTGGCCATATATTGACCACTGGACTATCCATTGGTGATAAAGCAGTTGCTGGGCGTATCTGCCTGCTCAATACGGTCTCGGACATGGATAAGTTTATCGATGGATCTATTTTGGTCACCGAGGCTACAGATCCTGACTGGGTGCCTGTCATGAAGCGCGCCGCCGCTATCATCACCGACCAAGGTGGGCGTACTTCTCATGCCGCCATTGTCAGTCGCGAACTAGGTATTCCAGCAGTCGTGGGTACAGGAAATGCCACATACGTTCTGCACACCGGTCAGGATGTCACTGTATCGTGTGCAGAAGGTGATTCAGGTCTTGTCTATGATGGAATCTCGGAAATCACCACCCAGATGGTTTACATATCTGAACTCCCTTCGGTCCGAACAAAGATCATGCTGAATCTGGCCAACCCTGCAGCTGCATACCGCTGGTGGAGACTCCCAGTTGACGGCATCGGACTTGCTCGTATGGAATTTGTCGTCAGCAATTCTATCCAAGTCCATCCTATGGCTCTTATTCACTTCGAACATCTCAAGGATGGAGAAGCCAAGAGAGAAATTGGCAAGTTGACGGCAGGCTATGCCTCCAAGCCTGATTACTTTGTTGACAAGTTGGCATCCGGCCTTGCAACTCTTTGTTCCGCTGTCTACCCTAAACCAGTCATCATCAGGATGAGCGATTTCAAGACCAACGAGTATGCTCGTCTGATAGGTGGTGCTGAGTTTGAACTGAAAGAGGAGAATCCCATGATTGGATTCCGCGGGCCTCGCGCTATTACTCACCTCGCTACAAAGAGGGGTTCGCTCTGGAATGCCGGCCTGTCAAGAGGGTACGAGAGGAAATAG
- a CDS encoding pyruvate, water dikinase, translating into MIPFCRTIKEARKVLDVMEENGLKRGENGLKVYVMCEIPSNVILASSFTEHFDGFSIGSNDLAQLTLGVDRDSGELASLFNEQDEAVKWMIARAIEVARREGCKIGLCGEAPSNHPEFAKFLVDAGIDSISVSPDSFVQVMKHVVASEQGL; encoded by the coding sequence ATGATACCCTTCTGCCGAACAATCAAAGAAGCCCGAAAGGTGCTAGACGTTATGGAGGAGAACGGTCTAAAGCGAGGAGAGAATGGTCTTAAGGTCTATGTCATGTGCGAGATTCCATCCAATGTCATTCTGGCCTCGAGCTTCACTGAACACTTTGACGGTTTTTCCATTGGGTCTAATGACCTGGCACAGCTTACGCTCGGAGTAGACCGGGACTCTGGAGAGTTGGCGAGTTTGTTCAACGAGCAGGATGAGGCTGTTAAGTGGATGATCGCCAGAGCTATTGAAGTGGCTCGTCGGGAGGGATGCAAGATTGGGCTTTGCGGTGAGGCACCGAGCAATCATCCTGAGTTTGCTAAGTTCTTGGTTGATGCGGGAATCGATTCCATCTCTGTTAGTCCGGATAGTTTTGTTCAGGTTATGAAACACGTGGTGGCTAGTGAACAGGGCTTGTAA